Proteins encoded in a region of the Triticum dicoccoides isolate Atlit2015 ecotype Zavitan chromosome 3A, WEW_v2.0, whole genome shotgun sequence genome:
- the LOC119267081 gene encoding G-type lectin S-receptor-like serine/threonine-protein kinase SD2-5, translating into MYEQQYSQMNIASKPMFQMCVMVASLLITSGDVAAARQQHARMRGFVLLRMLVIANLWIICSGSVQKQVLLPGFSVSENDYIDNNGTFLLSNGFVYGFGFVTSSVSESSYLLSVVHLASTSVVWTANANSPVSHTDAFVFDKDGNAYLRSQGSTVWTANLSGKGASIRLLDSGNLIVLGKDGSSLVWQSLSYPTNTLLSGQSFTDGMTLVSQSSTNNISYTLGITSGDMRLYAGFQNPQPYWSAVLDTRLLVDMNGDIYSSNLNSTSWYFYDKSGSLLSRLNIAQQSSANDTLAVVLSDNGSLSFRILLQIADGTRYMASLPFAIPEDSCDMPAQCDPYSVCISGAGCQCPSALSTFPNCNPGLISPCNSKEDFQLAQLDSGVGYIGTRFTRPLARTNIIGCKDACMGNCFLFNQIGSLQKKGEREPASVSFIKVSSTNHGSGKGGSGAGRHTVVTVVIVVGPLAVIGVLVYVGFSIYHRRRRQPSPSQEQDDGFLRTISGAPMRFTYTELRGATNNFADKLGQGGFGSVYLGTLPDGSSIAVKKLEGLGQGEREFRSEMTTIGNIHHVHLVKLRGFCVEGAQRLLAYEYMPKGSLNRWILSTRVDAPLLDWDTRFRIALGTAKGLAYLHQDCESKIIHCDIKPENVLLDDNFHAKVADFGLAKLMSREQSHVFTRLRGTRGYVAPEWITNYAISDKSDVYSYGIVLLEIISGRRSFDPLEASEKAHFPPFAFKKLEEGDLRNIVDAKLAYDDEDDRVEIAIRVALWCIQEDFSWRPSMSKVVQMLEGVCDVLQPPTSSHVVDRLHPNAFKPTDTLLSAVQLSSPR; encoded by the exons ATGTATGAACAGCAATATTCTCAAATGAACATCGCGTCCAAACCCATGTTCCAGATGTGCGTCATGGTGGCCTCCCTTCTCATCACCTCAGGGGATGTTGCGGCTGCTAGACAACAACATGCTCGAATGAGAG GCTTCGTTTTGCTGCGGATGCTTGTGATAGCCAACCTCTGGATAATATGCAGCGGCAGTGTTCAGAAACAAGTTCTCCTGCCAGGgttcagtgtctctgaaaatgattACATCGATAATAATGGAACTTTTCTGTTGTCCAATGGCTTCGTATATGGCTTCGGCTTTGTAACCAGTAGTGTGTCAGAGAGCTCCTATCTTCTCTCGGTGGTGCACCTAGCCTCCACTTCTGTCGTCTGGACTGCTAATGCTAACTCTCCTGTTTCTCATACGGATGCCTTTGTGTTCGACAAGGATGGTAATGCCTACCTGCGGTCTCAAGGCTCCACTGTCTGGACTGCCAATCTCTCCGGCAAGGGCGCCTCTATTCGGCTGCTGGACTCTGGCAATCTTATAGTGCTCGGCAAAGACGGCTCTTCTCTTGTATGGCAGAGTTTGAGCTATCCAACGAACACACTTTTGTCTGGCCAGAGCTTCACTGATGGGATGACACTTGTGAGCCAGTCCAGCACAAACAACATTAGTTATACACTTGGCATCACATCAGGGGACATGAGGTTGTACGCAGGCTTCCAGAACCCCCAACCTTACTGGTCTGCTGTGCTGGATACAAGGTTGCTCGTGGACATGAATGGCGACATCTACTCttcaaacctcaattcaacttcgTGGTACTTCTATGATAAATCAGGGTCTCTTCTATCACGGCTTAACATTGCGCAGCAGAGTAGTGCCAATGACACATTGGCTGTTGTCCTCAGCGACAATGGATCCCTTTCCTTCCGCATCCTCCTACAGATTGCCGATGGCACGCGCTACATGGCTAGTCTCCCATTCGCAATCCCGGAGGACTCATGTGACATGCCAGCCCAGTGCGACCCCTATTCCGTTTGCATTAGTGGAGCAGGATGCCAGTGCCCGTCAGCACTTAGCACCTTTCCAAACTGCAACCCCGGTCTCATATCACCATGTAACTCAAAAGAGGACTTTCAGCTAGCTCAACTGGATAGTGGAGTTGGGTATATTGGCACTAGGTTCACCCGGCCCTTGGCTAGAACAAATATCATAGGATGCAAGGATGCGTGCATGGGCAATTGCTTCCTTTTCAACCAGATCGGTAGTTTGCAGAAGAAAGGTGAAAGGGAACCTGCTTCTGTATCTTTTATCAAGGTATCTAGCACTAACCATGGCTCTGGGAAAGGTGGGAGTGGCGCCGGGAGGCACACCGTCGTTACTGTTGTCATTGTGGTCGGACCGTTGGCTGTCATAGGGGTTCTTGTTTATGTTGGCTTCAGCATTTATCATCGTCGTCGGAGGCAACCTTCACCCTCACAAGAACAAGACGATGGGTTTCTCCGGACGATATCTGGAGCACCAATGCGGTTTACTTACACGGAGCTCCGAGGTGCTACAAACAACTTCGCTGACAAGCTTGGTCAGGGAGGATTTGGATCCGTGTATCTCGGAACACTCCCAGATGGGAGTAGCATTGCTGTAAAGAAGCTGGAGGGCCTAGGCCAAGGGGAGAGAGAGTTTCGTTCTGAGATGACAACAATTGGCAACATCCACCACGTTCATCTAGTTAAACTCCGAGGTTTTTGCGTCGAGGGGGCACAAAGGCTTCTTGCTTACGAGTACATGCCCAAGGGGTCTCTAAACAGGTGGATTTTGAGCACTAGAGTGGATGCTCCCCTTCTAGACTGGGATACAAGGTTTCGCATTGCACTTGGAACAGCAAAGGGGCTGGCGTACCTCCATCAGGACTGCGAGTCCAAGATTATACATTGCGACATCAAGCCTGAGAACGTTCTACTTGATGACAACTTCCATGCAAAGGTAGCTGACTTTGGGCTTGCCAAGTTGATGAGCAGGGAGCAAAGCCATGTTTTCACCAGGCTCAGAGGCACACGGGGCTATGTTGCGCCCGAGTGGATCACCAACTACGCCATCTCAGATAAGAGCGACGTGTACAGCTACGGGATAGTCCTGCTCGAGATAATCAGCGGAAGGAGGAGCTTCGACCCCTTGGAAGCCTCGGAGAAGGCCCATTTCCCACCCTTCGCTTTCAAGAAGCTGGAGGAAGGCGATCTTCGCAATATCGTCGACGCCAAGTTGGCGTACGACGATGAAGATGACCGGGTGGAGATAGCTATCAGGGTTGCTCTGTGGTGCATTCAGGAGGATTTCTCCTGGAGACCTTCCATGTCGAAAGTTGTCCAGATGCTCGAAGGCGTCTGTGATGTGCTGCAGCcaccgacgtcctcgcatgttgtgGACCGGCTCCATCCGAATGCTTTCAAGCCGACTGATACTCTACTTTCAGCTGTGCAGCTGTCTAGTCCCAGATGA
- the LOC119267083 gene encoding universal stress protein PHOS32-like — protein sequence MGGRNIGVAVDFSSCSKAALRWASTNLARSGDRLVLIHVNNSYQNEQGAMHLWEQSGSPLIPLVEFSDPHVTKKYGLSPDKETLEILAQVAHQSGVEVFGKILYGDPTKKVCEAVDLVPLSCLVIGSRGLSTLKRALGVFARVCFVFSQILYFIATP from the exons ATGGGTGGGAGGAATATCGGAGTTGCTGTGGACTTCTCATCGTGCAGCAAAGCGGCTCTGCGATGGGCGTCAACCAACCTTGCCAGGAGCGGTGATCGACTCGTGCTGATCCATGTCAACAACTCCTACCAGAATGAGCAAGGAGCGATGCATCTCTGGGAACAGAGTGGTTCAC CGCTCATCCCTCTGGTAGAGTTCTCGGACCCCCATGTCACCAAGAAGTACGGCCTGTCACCGGACAAGGAGACGCTGGAGATCCTGGCCCAAGTGGCACATCAGAGCGGG GTTGAGGTCTTTGGGAAGATACTCTACGGCGACCCGACCAAGAAGGTGTGtgaggcagtcgacctggttccccTCAGCTGCCTGGTCATCGGAAGCAGAGGCCTGAGCACGCTCAAGAG GGCTCTTGGTGTGTTCGCCCGCGTCTGCTTTGTATTCTCACAGATACTATATTTCATAGCAACACCATGA
- the LOC119267085 gene encoding uncharacterized protein LOC119267085, with protein MAWRRLASGAAMAAHLRRGVPSPHFAPARAFSALRGPAADSPTLPVRHALQGVWSRCSSSAPAFQARAPMLRDLLAARVPPGVRPKLPGLLRGFGTGGTAIAVMLYPTKVAEAQERPPKSPSKDITVLSPHSKQVLRKFWNLVRKFQLPIGLILLIVYGWRKPMVLAINTLLLLYSTRPDPYSIYLFLQEIHQGKVQQNPVLWKEEVIQTRKVDTEDYKFFSIGTVELKDRTVLHVIGILGNWWIYHVSYDKRVEQLYL; from the exons ATGGCGTGGAGGCGACTGGCGAGCGGCGCCGCCATGGCGGCGCATCTCCGGCGGGGCGTCCCCTCTCCCCACTTCGCCCCCGCCCGCGCCTTCTCCGCCCTCCGCGGCCCTGCCGCCGACAGCCCTACCC TTCCTGTCAGGCACGCGTTGCAGGGCGTCTGGTCGCGGTGTTCGAGCTCGGCCCCCGCGTTTCAGGCTCGCGCCCCCATGCTCCGGGATCTGCTGGCCGCGAGGGTGCCCCCCGGAGTTCGTCCGAAGCTTCCAG GTCTGCTGAGGGGATTTGGGACCGGCGGCACCGCAATTGCTGTCATGCTTTATCCCACAAAGGTCGCGGAGGCACAAG AGCGACCGCCAAAGAGCCCATCAAAAGACATCACTGTGCTCTCACCACATTCGAAACAAGTTCTTAGGAAATTCTGGAATTTGGTCAGAAAATTTCAGCTGCCTATCGGTTTGATTCTCTTGATTGTGTATGGTTGGCGGAAACCAATGGTTCTTGCCATCAACACATTGCTTCTTCTCTACTCTACAAGGCCTGACCCCTATTCCATATACTTGTTTCTTCAGGAG ATTCATCAAGGGAAGGTGCAGCAAAATCCTGTATTGTGGAAGGAGGAG GTCATCCAGACAAGAAAAGTTGATACCGAAGACTACAAGTTCTTTTCTATTGGGACGGTCGAATTAAAGGACAGAACAGTACTGCATGTGATTGGAATTCTGGGCAATTGGTGGATCTATCATGTGTCGTATGACAAGAGAGTGGAGCAGTTGTACTTGTAA